In Paenibacillus sonchi, a single genomic region encodes these proteins:
- a CDS encoding formate/nitrite transporter family protein, with the protein MAYNKPQGIAEVTVENGIKKAHNPLSTVLILGFLGGAFIALGFLLDIRVIAGAPKEWGSIANFIGASVFPVGLIMVLLAGGELLTGNMMAVPLAFMSKKISFWEMLKNLVLITISNFAGALFVAYFFGHIVGLTADGVYLDKLVDMAGHKIDATFLQAFVSGIGCNWLVALAVWLSYGADNFSGKILGIWFPTMAFVAIGFQHVVANMFLIPAAIFEGHFTWSQYFSNFVPVWLGNLTGGAIFVAFAYWMAYLRKAPAAVQPVEGISAAGVKKHA; encoded by the coding sequence ATGGCTTATAACAAACCGCAGGGGATTGCCGAAGTCACGGTGGAGAACGGAATTAAGAAGGCACACAATCCGCTCAGCACTGTACTTATTCTTGGCTTCTTGGGGGGAGCGTTTATCGCGCTCGGATTTTTGCTGGACATTCGCGTTATTGCAGGCGCACCGAAGGAATGGGGCTCCATTGCGAATTTTATCGGGGCTTCCGTGTTCCCGGTAGGTCTGATCATGGTGCTGCTGGCCGGAGGGGAACTGCTGACAGGCAATATGATGGCGGTGCCGCTGGCATTTATGTCCAAGAAGATTTCATTCTGGGAAATGCTTAAGAATCTGGTGCTGATTACCATCAGTAACTTCGCAGGCGCCTTGTTCGTCGCATATTTCTTCGGCCACATTGTCGGCCTCACCGCAGACGGCGTGTATCTGGACAAACTGGTGGATATGGCCGGACACAAGATCGATGCCACCTTTTTGCAGGCGTTTGTATCCGGTATCGGTTGTAACTGGCTCGTTGCTCTGGCCGTATGGCTCTCTTACGGAGCGGATAACTTCAGCGGTAAAATCCTCGGAATCTGGTTTCCGACCATGGCCTTTGTGGCCATCGGCTTCCAGCACGTTGTAGCCAACATGTTCCTTATCCCTGCTGCCATATTTGAAGGACATTTCACCTGGTCCCAGTACTTCAGCAATTTTGTCCCGGTTTGGCTCGGGAACCTCACAGGCGGTGCAATCTTCGTCGCATTCGCTTACTGGATGGCGTACCTGCGCAAAGCGCCGGCGGCTGTTCAACCGGTGGAAGGCATTTCTGCTGCCGGTGTAAAAAAACACGCATAA